A stretch of DNA from Scleropages formosus chromosome 13, fSclFor1.1, whole genome shotgun sequence:
gacttgatttgtttgtaaagaaaaattctggaaaaagtgTGATGCGCGCGTGCTTCTGCCTCCTGCTTAAAGCCCTGgcagaagtgaaaatgaaaatgttgtggTGACCGTGGCATCAGCTCTCCGCTTGGTTAGGAGCACCAGCGCACGACCACGCTTGGCCTCCCTGACATCTTTGCTCTTCAAATACGTGATCGATGACTTTGTACGGAATTTATCCGGCATTCAGTTGGCTCAAGAACTTCTGACAGGGTGGAGTCGGTTGAGCTGGCACCGAAAGCCACAGACGATGACTCACAGGTTACCATGTTGAAACACTGGTTATAATTCCATGTTACTCGTTGCTCTAGATTAGCAGACAACTTACTACACTTAACAACGCTTGGCAGTAGTAAATCGCCAGAAAGTGTATGTTTCGTTAGAAAAGGGTCCGAGTTTTATGTACAGACAAAGGCTGATCTGAACTGTCGCCTGGTATTTTTAAACGCAGACCTAAACGGAACTGCCTCAGGCATGGGTGGAGAACCACAAACTTGGAGCCTTCGCATAGATGCCGCCTCTGACTCACTAATTCCGCGTCTGGTGTGACGACTGGAAACTTCAGATCCCAGAGAGCCACTTCTTTTAACGTGAAGCATTGTGGGACATAGTGTTCAGTCATTTGTTTGTATTGTTAACGTGCGAGGGTTATCGAACTACAATATCCACAATTCAACAAGAAAGGGTATGTCAACACACGTAGTTAGTATCTGGAAGTTTTTGGATATTTTTTCACTCACTGACTGGAAAAAAACTCGCCACCTCTTCAAGCTGTTGGGTACCTGAGGTATGAATAATTTGTGTTGCATAAAAATTATTCTTTCTCAAAATATAATTCTTATGTTTGCATGTATTACATGATGTAACTAACGCGTGATGTTGGAGCGCGTGAAAAAAAACTGGTGGGGGCTGTTTTTTACTTTAGCTACATAATTAATTGTTACGTTGGGTGGGGGAGAGTAGTTTATGCAAACTGAAGATCgtgaaaaaaaatgagatgCATCTGAGTTAGCCTGCTAATTATGATCTGTCCGGCGTTGCATGCTTATCGTTGAGGTAATCGtattgaaaagcagcagctggttttttttttttttatatttgcttttttctctgcATCCGTTGCGGGTATGAAGCCGAATTTGCTGACTGAAACACCAGGTTGCTCTAATCATGTACACAGCGAAGTTATTCGCTGCATCTCTCATCCGTTCTGTGTTATCCGGGAGCTTAGGCGTGAGCGGCGCGCGCCCTGGGGGGTGCGCGAGCGCGACGCAAACGTCACCGTCGAGTCCTGCTCGGATCCAGCTTTTCTCTGCGAAGTTTTGACCTTAAAGTTTCTAAATGTGGGCTGTCACATTGTCTGGGGCACATATTTCGAATCTCCCTTCTCGATGTTGTGCCGAAGTTTGGTCACGTTACTAACTTGAATTGATACAAATAAGAATATCCTAACGGGTAAATCACACTAGTTAGCTGACACTACCGCCTTCCCTCAGGCTCAGCACTTGTTGTTCGAGTTCCTTTACTGTTAAAAAGGTTTTACTTCTCACGAGAAAGACATCCTCGGCACGTTCCTTCCAGATACCAGTGCACCCCACCTCTCGCAGACATGTCTCACCACTCCTGTCATGACTGTGCAGCTGACATACGTACCATGGTACTACTGTTCGTGAGGGTGTCACCAGAGGAGCATCAATGAAGCGCTTACACGTAATTCTCGCCCTTAGATCAattcagtgacacagagcgcttgaacacaggcacatagcaaagaaacaaatacatcagacaaggaaggaaacaaactacagaaatattataatacattatcaatgcttttataaagctataagtgtGCCTACTGGCCgtggaggaaaagaacaaaaactcccaactgaaagtcgagggagaaaaaaacatgtcgGGGCCCAAGTGCcaatggctgcccacccctcctgggcattctagattaaataagacttctaaatCTAGATCAGGTACGTCTTGTCCATTATGGCGGTTGATCATCATCTTCGGTCAACgtggggtgcttctgtaacggCCGTCCGGCCTCCTCGGGTCTTTTTAAGCGTCGGCGTGTCCCCCGGCCGCGTCAGAGCGAGCCACATATTAAGTGTTTTTTCCCTCTGGTTGTTTAGTGcagttctgtgtgtttgcagcttGCGGGCAAAGACGACTGGATGCCTTGTAACAAAGAGGCTCGTTCAGGAAACGGGAGCACCGGCGACAAGGAGCGGGGCTTCCGCGAGCGCCGGTCTCTCAGCTGCGTCTCGCACGGCTCGGCTCGACGACCATTGCTCCCCGCTTTTATTTGTCCGTACGTGCGCTGTACGCATCCTTCACTCCGATCCGTTTTAAAGTAGAGTCATCTGGATGCTCTTCATCTGCCCCACCCCGTCCCGTCCAGCATCGGTGATCTTATTGTCACATGGCCAGGGATGACTCTGTATGTCCAATGAATTTCCTTCCCCCAAACGCTTGGGAATGTTGGCTAATAATGAGACGATTGTGTTTTTCaccatttcagcattttaaatgaatctgcccctccccccgccaGAGGCAGCAGTACCGATATCTGAAGAATGGGGAGAGGTAGCGAGCCTGGTCCGGTCCAAATCGTGACTGTTAGCAAGGAGGACCACTCGTTCTCTCTGGACACCGAGGCGCTGGAGCGCGTCCTGCTCGCGCCGGAGGTTCGGGACAAGCATGTGGTGGTGCTGTCTGTCGCGGGTGCCTTCCGGAAAGGCAAAAGCTTCATCCTGGACTTCATGCTTCGGTACATGTACAGGAAGGTCAGTGGTCAGAATATATGTGATCACCTCCATTGGCTTTATGTGAAAAGACGAGCATGAAGTTGGGTTTGGTGCCTTTACAACAGTAGCTATTGGCACACCTTTCAGATTTTTAGAACAGCTCATAAAGTCGTCCTCTACCCGACGTACACTTTTTGTTGGTGAAAAGCGCTGTGTAACTATTGATTTCAGTTCTGCCAGATCAAGTGGCTTTTGAAGCCCCGGTTTCTGCTCTTGAGTGTATAGTAAATGCAGTCTTTTATCTGTCTGCTTGTCAGTCTGAAAGCAACTGGCTGGGAGCAGAGGATGAGCCCCTCACCGGTTTCTCCTGGAGGGGAGGTTCGGAGCCGGAGACCACAGGCATCCAGCTCTGGAGTGAGGTCTTCCTAGTGGAGAAACGTGACGGCACTGAGGTACTGCGCTCGATGTTCCTCGTAAACAAAAGTGGCGCAGCCCTAGAGCTGTTGCAGCACAGACTACGCTGAGTTTTGTGACCGTTTTGAACGAACGCACAACGTAGAGAAAACCTACCTGGTGAGCAGCACAACGGACAACGCAGAGCTAGAATCCATGGACCAGATTCATGGTCCAGACCAAGGTTGCTGGTCCAGACTGGGCGGAGAGCAGTCGTCATTTCCCGTCATCTGGCAGCCTGTCCAGAATGCGCTGGTTCGACCACGGCCTTCACGCACGCTCAGGTGACCACAAAGGCATAGTAACACTCCAGAGACGTACCAAGAGAGAGCACTACTGCAGCCAGGAAATTACTGACTTGATCGTGCCTGCACTGTACGGGACTCCCTAACAAGTACAACGGCGAAAGGCACGTGAACGTGCTCTGTTGTACTGTTTCTATGCCGTTCGCTTACAATTGCCATCTTTCTGCCTCTAGTGACTCGACCACAGATGCTCTGAAGCAGTGTAAGTTTAGTCTTCTGACAATGCGGTTTTACACCTAAGGAGATACCAGCAATTGAGGAACTCAAGAgctgaaacatattttaaaaatgagcccCACATATGTTGGCGCTCCAGAGACCGAAGGGgtagcattttgaaaaattaaaaaaaaaactcgtgTCTGGTTGATCTTTAAGATtgcctgtgtgtatttttcattgtgacTGTCTGCGCAAAAATAAACTGCACTACACTCcgtagctgtttttttttttctcaccccccccccatattgAATGGTTAGGCCAGAAAGCGAATTATGACACATTCATACATGCAATTTACTGAGAACACTGTGTAGTATCTGTCACGTTTtcacccaagatgacttacactgctagtagatacagtaaatacactacctacagtctCTCTTCTACACACCAGAGCAGTTTAatacacagtctctctctctctctcacattcacacacatgcacacggtgggcaatttaaagtcatcaCTTCACCTAAAACATATGTCtttagactgggaggaaaccagagcacccagaggagttCCAGTAAACACTGGGAGCACATGCAAGCGCCACACAAACCAGGCAGGGCTTAAAACCTCATCTTCTTACaccaccgaggtgctgtgaggaaacagcactgtttgttgtgccaccatgcggCCCCGATAGCTCagccaaaaaatttaaaacgaAGATATTTGAAGTGCTTTTCAAAAACTAATTGACTACTCTTAACATAGGCCAGTGGGTTCCTAAGAACAATCGTGAATTTGTAATGtagtatgtattttttcacatttgtgatTAGTTTGCACTCAAGAAGCAATTTAATCGTgttcatttgtctgtttttgtttggttcagcacattttttgatCAGATTCTACTTGTGGTCTCTTATCACATTTTATCCAGTCAGTTTGGCGCAGATTAGTGTGCTTGCACTGACTcatgcgtgtatgtgtgtgcacgcgcgcacgcacgtgTTTTTTTTCGCCCCTTTACCCAGGTTGCAGTGGTGCTGATGGACACCCAAGGGGCATTCGACACCCAGTCTACAGTGAAAGACTGCGCTACCATCTTTGCCCTCAGCACCATGACTAGCTCCATGCAGGTACACTCCAGTAGACCCTGCCTGCTTCTTCAGACACACCGTTTGGCTTGGGCTTCTCTTCCATGCATTTCTGTCTGGATCCTTCTGTCCAGCAGTGCTGGATGAGCTATACTTTATTGACATGCTAACATCTGTCTACCAGTGCACATTTGTCTTTTGGTCTCATAAGAGGTTCTTGATCCTTTTATTCTGTGTGTGAACATGCATACATAACATACATATTTCTGTGTTCCAGTATAGGTGTGTGCGCCTtgaatttttgtcatttctccTGCATTTGTATGTCTTACTACTGTTTTCTTCTCTTAGCTTTCTTAATAAAAACCCTTTTTGATGTTAAAGGTATCACTCTCTGTCagttaggtaaaaaaaaaaaaaaaaaagtatttgttcaCTCTAAATCATTaaattttgtgaattttttttaaaaaatttttaaaatttttttttttttagatctaCAACCTTTCTCAGAATATCCAGGAGGAtgacctgcagcagctccaagtTAGTCACTCTCATTGTACACATGTTCTACACATTTACCACAAACAAACTTCACTCTCTAAGCTGAATAATGAGCACTGGGAGATTGGTTCTGAAAAATTCTCATTCCTGCTTCTTTCTCTGCTTTGCTTCAGTTGTTCACAGAGTACGGTCGTCTTGCCATGGACGAAATCTTCTTGAAGCCTTTTCAGGTGAATGTCCCAAGACAGATTTGTCTGCTGTCCTATAAAGGACTTAATCTAAACGttgttctgaatttatttactgtgattttttttttttttttttcttttccccccccttccttcctcAGTCCCGCAGGGAAGGTACCAGATCATTGTTAACCACTAGCAGGGCTTATTCCTATAACCTGTCTGTCATCTTAGCTGGAAGCCACAGCATCTGCATTAGGATGCAAAGCAGCGAGACAAACCTCAGGTCTTACTCTATCTGCAGTGTAATTTATCATCGTTTTGCAGCTACAGTCTCATGTCAGGATTTCTACCTGCCACGTTACCCTAGTGTGATTATAAGCCCTGTACTTTGTATTCACATCCTTTGgacttgttttgtcttttgtatTTAATTGTTGTTATTACCTAATagatgtctctctctcttattTCCTCTTATTGCCACATGTAGTCCTTAATGTTCCTTATTAGGGACTGGAGCTTCCCCTATGAATATTCTTATGGATTTAAAGGTGGCAGTGACTTCCTGGACAAACGCTTGCAGGTATCTGTGTGCTGTTGTGTCTtcatgtgtgtatatgtaagcTGTTATTGCTTTAGCGGAGGTTGTGCTGTTTGGTGCCTTCGAAATGCTATTTTATCTTCAAACTGCTTTTATCTCTTTACAAAAAGGCTCTAGAAAGCAGTGGTTATAGACAGGAAATGTTGGTTTACATCTTTTCACTCAATTTGTTTCAGTGAACATGTACAGGTggtggacaaaataatggaaataagtGTAACAATGTGTTATATTTCTGAATTTGAGTAAGACCAACCCCTGCCTTTGTTACAAATTTAATCCTTCTTGGAATGTTTTCATATAAGTCCTGAATGATGTGTAGTGAAACATTGCACCAAGAAGAATAGCCTCCAGTTATTTTAAGGAGGTACAAATGTACTTTGTGCTGAAGAACTTCCTATGAAGGTTCAGTCACGTCTAGATCTGGTACCTGTAGAGGCCATGGATGGAGTTTGACTTCCTTCCAGTGTGTATGGGGACATTATTATCGTGGAATATGGTGATATCATGAGGGAACTGTGTTTGCACCAcagggtgcacctggtcctgtaaATTTCCTTCATATTCTTTGGCCGTTATACAACCACGCAGGGCAATCATTGCAGCTAATGACTCCCACAGGATGACTGCCCACACGATTACTGATCTCCCACCACGTTTAACAGCTGGCAGTAGACATTGTGGGTTGAAGATGTGTTCGGGTCTTCTCTAAACATAAACCCATCTGGATGTAGGGAATAGGGTGAAATATGACTCAGCAGACCATATCACCCTTTCCATTTCTCAGGGGTCTCCTCTCTGTGCGACGGTCTTGGTTATGGGCAGTTTCTCAGTGGCAGGCCTGCTGTAAATTCCAGCTTAGTGAAGCTCACAATGTACGGTTCTTGTTACAATTGGGTCGCAGAGGTGCTGATTCAGtcctgtggtaatttttgagtgTGTACTTTTGGGGTATTTAGCAAGTATCCCTTGAAGTGTCTGTCCTCCGGTGTCGGTGAACTTCCGCTCGCGACCGCTGTTCCTCTTTGCTGATGCAGGTTGTCCATGTTTGCCAtatgatttcattatttttgagacttTTCCCCTTGACAAAATTAATAATTCTGCCGTTTTTCTGACTGCTGCACCTGCAATTCGGACACCGATTATTTGACCCCTTTGGAAGTCTATTAGGTGCCCTGTTGCAGTGAACTGACATATCAAAGATTTTTCATAGCTGGAACATGCTGCTAACTGGTGATCAACATGAGATAACTCACCTTTATAGCTGTGATTGTATTTGAGATTTAATTATTGGAAAGTTAAACAAAATTTTCATGTGGTTTCTCTTCTTTTGTCCACCCCCctgtataaataagtagaaTATAACATTTTTAGGTATATGTGTTCAGCCACTGTGCTGTAGGTTAATGATGACAGTAGAAAAACTTGTTTGGTAAGGATGTCTCTGTCcagggtgatttacagtgttagatttagtaacaatacaaaaaatgcaTACAAGGTTATAGACCAAGTCATATGATGACAATTCATGACAAAATACTGTGCTATCAAAATGTAGGTTGACACCCAACTGTCAGTATTAATGAAAATCAAAGTATTTGACTATTAATGTAAAGAGTCAGGAGCTCATACATAGTATGGTGGTGCTGTGTATCAAGAGGAGTGCCAGTGGGTTGTTTGCACCATGTCATGCAGGTGAAGGAGGCCCAGCATGAGGAGCTGCAGTCGGTGAGGGAGCACATCCATTCTTGCTTCACCTCcatttcctgtttcctgttGCCACACCCAGGGTTAAAGGTGGCCACCAGCCCCTCATTCCGGGGTCAGCTTAGCGGTATGGGTCTGTCAGTCGATCTGCCTGgctgtgtatattttttgtcatttttttgtatatgtctttcttttttcccccatcagcACTATGTGTCTGTTTGACAAGGTGTTCATCCATACCTGAGAGAGCTTTCTCTTGCGTTCTTTCATGTTACACTGTTACCCCGAATTTAATGAGCTGTATAATCTGGCTGTCAGATGTGGCCCCGGAGTTCAAGGAAGGCCTGCTTACCCTCATCCCCACGCTGTTCAAGCCAGACAACCTGGCTGAGAAAGAGATCAATGGCAACAAAGTCACCTGCAGAGGACTTCTAGAGTACTTCAAGGTGAGCTGGAACAGCCTGGACACCTCCTATCGTGCGGTTCCCTTTTACATACACCTGCATTACAGTGttttaagtggttttttttttttttttttttttagagatacTGTTTTTATGGGGCtgcttatttgtttgtttgcttgtagGCATACATCAAGATTTACCAAGGCGAGGACCTGCCCCATCCCAAGTCCATGCTGCTGGTACAGACTCAACGCaaacttatttttaacatgTCTCACACCTGTCTGATCACTCAGTACACTTATTGTTTTATTGGTTCAAATGGACAGTGTGTTTTGTCACCATAGTTATACTGATATACTAGATTATGTTAAGTATTTGTGTTACTCCAAGAAAAATcttgattattttttcttttaaatttagaaTTATAATGATGTGGTCATCAGTGGAGGTATTTAGAGAGTTGCGTTCAGTGAAAAAAGACTACTCTAAAGACTACTCTAAGGATTTTGCAGTCAAACTGTAAGATGATGTCCAAAggagttaaacaaaaaaaaaaaattttttttaaatttttttatttattgaaaataaaaattttgcttAGCCGATTTAGGTTGCAGACTGGatggaatattttatttttgtaaaattaagtATGCAAGGCTTGTGTCGTAATTCCACAACCGTTTACATACCAGTGGTAACACTGTCCAACTCTCGTAGGCTACAGCAGAGGCAAACAACCTGGCGGCGGTGGCAGCGGCTAAAGACCTCTATTACAGGAACATGGAGAAGGTCAGTTTGAATCCCTCATTGGAAAGAGAGTGTATTTCTGACCACAGAGATATTTTGCAGTGTAAGTTAAGGGAATAATCAGGAAATATACTCTTCTTCTCAGCTTATGAATACAATTGGGAGTAGAAGCCTGCGTGTAATTTTTTATAGAACTCTAAAGTCTCCACTTTTACCATTAAGTCTCATTCAATAAATGCTTATTAATACAGATGCCCCTCAATGTATTTCCTTCTTACATTCTCTGAAAACTGTGatgtagctgtaataaataatttctggttacattaaaatgaatactaatttaaaaatgactgaaaatataaatatgtccACTTTACAAACTCCTCTTCAATGGCAGTTGTTGAGCAGCTCATCCCATAAGGAGCTATGAAGACTGCAGATGACCAGTTGTAGTAACACGGTCCCATGTTGCTGCTTCGATTGGTTCTGTTTTACTAACATATACTGGCTGGGTGTGTAAAAACACTGTTTGCTGCAGTTCGGAGAGGAGCTGGGGATGGGTACGACAGTTCTGTATTAATCCCTGCTGTTAAACTCACAAGCGGTGGCTCGGGATTGCACATAACAACAAAGTGCatttgttaataaataaaataaataaaaatgaaacaagtgcAATGACTCAAGACACCCAATGCACCTTCCTCCATAACTGCAATGAGGAGCAATCGGGCGCTTAACTGGCATTTTAGACGTTAAAAGATTAAACCCCAAAATACCTTTTTTCTGTGCCGGAAATATGTCATGAATTTCAGGGTATGGACGAAGAAAAGGCtgcttcaaataaaataaaattagtgaaagtttgtatctttgaaaattcatcaGTTTGTAAAACATGGAGacagtttattttgtaattcAGAAAAATTCAACTATATCTGGCCATCAGGAAGCCCTCTCTGTAGGAGACTTTTAATAGTGGCTCCCCAACATATGATCAtaagtttaatttattaattatttattaggatgattgattgactgatgtCTAGTTTAATTTaccaaagtaaaaattaaatttaaagtaacaaattttgtttttttgcctgcaatttatggtaagtaccatgtttgagggtagtacagctggaggtgttaTTCAGGGCAAGgctgcagctcaaaccactgcactacctgctgtcctgatACCTGATTGATTTGGTGCAGAAATGTATCTCCCAGCCACCCGTTTTCGATATTTGAATATGTTGgtaataaagttaaataaaaatggaatgataaaaaaaatcgGCCGTATAacttttattgaaaaattatcCTCACGGCTTAAGCATGTGGTAGTTAAGATAATCTGTTTCCAGAAAGAATGGCACAATTAGCGGGTTAGCTAAAAcaattgaaaatatatataacactAGCTGCAATGTGACAGAAGAGCTGTTGTCCCGCTTTCGTAGGGATGATGCTTGTAGCTGTGATGGTCTTAAGATGCTCATCATTACACTCCCAGTAGAAATAGTCAGCATCTGGGACAGTCACTCCATTTTTCATTAGAATCATATAGTACTGGAGGAAATCAGTGTACATACAAGTACatacaaatatttcagtttaaccTGACTTGAATTAGCAAAGTAAGCCAAAGTCAAGTACACTGAAAAGGATTTAGCTCCAGTTAACAAGATAACTGAAGCTGGTTGGTAGGAGCTTATTTTGAGTTTATTTATCCCTTTTTTGTGAAGCATGCCCTCAGCGCACATCGTTTTTGGAAAACCTTGAGGGAGGCCATCACTGAAGCTGTAAAGGGATAGAGAGTGCTCGTCTTGAGTTATAATGTAGTCTTGATACTTGAAGATAGCATGTACCGTAGAGGAGTGATTGAGATACCCACTCTGTTTGTTATGGTGTCCTGCAGTCGAAGGACGGCAGTGTCTTCTGACACATTAACGTTAGTCGGAAGAAAGCTTTAGacatgttttaactttttaaatgtctcaGTCTTTTGTGCACGTTTTGTGGAATTAATGATTTCCCCCTTATCTCCCACTCTCTCAGACGTGTGGGGGAGACCTGCCTTATGTCGCACCGGACTCCCTAGAGGAGAAGCATTGCTTTATCCTTAGGGAAGCACTCAATCTCTTCATCTCCACCAAGAAGATGGGGGGTCAGGACTTTTGTGACCGCTACTATGCCCAGCTGGAGgcggagctggaggagatgtgGCAGTCTTTCAGCAAGCACAACGAGGTAAAGCGTGTACATCAAGATACACCCTTTGGTTTGGTAATGCTGattatatgtaattaaaatgcgTAGGTTATGCATTTTTGGGAGTGTAAACTGGTAATTGTTACATTGCTACAGGCAGTGTAGTACAGTGTAACTTACACGTGGATTGCTCGGTGCTTCTGAGTGGTTactctgaaataaaaatgttttatactcATTATACGCAGGAGCAATTTTTGAAGCTGTTATATAAAATTGTGTAGATTTCTCATGTCTGATGACAGTTTTCAACCTTTCCCCCCAATATGCTCCAAGTCCAAGAACGTCTTCAGCGCATTCAGAACACCAGCAGTGCTCTTCGTCCTCGTGTGCCTCCTGTATGTGCTATCCGGCCTGCTTCTCTTCATCGGGCTGGCCAGCGCGTCTACCTTATGCGACTTTCTTCTCTTCCTGGCCATGATTGCGATGCTCACCTGGGCTTTCATCCGCTACTCGGGCAAATACCGCGGAGTAGGTGGTGCAATAGACCAGGCTGCTGGAGTATTACTGGAGCAGGTaagtaagaaacaaaaaaaaaaaaaaaaatcacagtgaatATTATCTGTGATCTTCTTTGTTGCTGTGCGTTTCTGTAGTAAACACACGGCATCCTCCCTATCAACGCTAATGTGGACTAAGGAACTGCTGTGCATGCCAAAACAACGAACACGGGAGATGTTTTTCCCTGAAGAATTAAATGGCTATGGGGCAGCTgttagcgtagtggttagatctactgtttttggacccaaaggtcgcaggttcgagcctcacctccggctttagtacccttgagcaaggtacttaccgtaaattgctccagtaaaattacacagctgtataaatgggaaaataattgtaacctcaacactgccagtcgctttggagaaaagtgtcagctaaatgaataaa
This window harbors:
- the LOC108925491 gene encoding atlastin-3-like, producing the protein MGRGSEPGPVQIVTVSKEDHSFSLDTEALERVLLAPEVRDKHVVVLSVAGAFRKGKSFILDFMLRYMYRKSESNWLGAEDEPLTGFSWRGGSEPETTGIQLWSEVFLVEKRDGTEVAVVLMDTQGAFDTQSTVKDCATIFALSTMTSSMQIYNLSQNIQEDDLQQLQLFTEYGRLAMDEIFLKPFQSLMFLIRDWSFPYEYSYGFKGGSDFLDKRLQVKEAQHEELQSVREHIHSCFTSISCFLLPHPGLKVATSPSFRGQLSDVAPEFKEGLLTLIPTLFKPDNLAEKEINGNKVTCRGLLEYFKAYIKIYQGEDLPHPKSMLLATAEANNLAAVAAAKDLYYRNMEKTCGGDLPYVAPDSLEEKHCFILREALNLFISTKKMGGQDFCDRYYAQLEAELEEMWQSFSKHNESKNVFSAFRTPAVLFVLVCLLYVLSGLLLFIGLASASTLCDFLLFLAMIAMLTWAFIRYSGKYRGVGGAIDQAAGVLLEQATVVLNKSRTPAVIHGKKSS